The proteins below come from a single Jaculus jaculus isolate mJacJac1 chromosome X, mJacJac1.mat.Y.cur, whole genome shotgun sequence genomic window:
- the Hmgb3 gene encoding high mobility group protein B3 has product MAKGDPKKPKGKMSAYAFFVQTCREEHKKKNPEVPVNFAEFSKKCSERWKTMSSKEKSKFDEMAKADKVRYDREMKDYGPAKGGKKKKDPNAPKRPPSGFFLFCSEFRPKIKSTNPGISIGDVAKKLGEMWNNLSDSEKQPYVSKAAKLKEKYEKDVADYKSKGKFDGAKGPAKVARKKVEEEDEEEEEEEEEEEEEDE; this is encoded by the exons ATGGCTAAAGGTGACCCCAAGAAGCCAAAGGGCAAGATGTCTGCCTATGCCTTCTTTGTGCAGACTTGCAGAGAAGAACATAAGAAGAAAAACCCAGAGGTCCCTGTCAATTTTGCAGAGTTTTCCAAGAAGTGCTCTGAGAGGTGGAAG ACAATGTCCAGCAAGGAAAAGTCCAAGTTTGATGAAATGGCGAAGGCGGATAAAGTGCGCTATGATCGAGAAATGAAAGATTATGGACCAGCTAAAGGAGGCAAGAAGAAAAAGGACCCCAACGCCCCCAAAAGACCACC GTCTGGATTTTTCTTATTCTGTTCGGAATTCCGTCCCAAGATCAAGTCCACAAATCCTGGCATCTCTATTGGAGATGTGGCCAAGAAGCTGGGAGAGATGTGGAATAACTTGAGTGACAGCGAGAAGCAGCCGTATGTCAGCAAGGCGGCCAAGCTGAAGGAGAAGTACGAGAAG GATGTTGCAGACTATAAGTCCAAAGGGAAGTTTGATGGCGCCAAGGGTCCTGCCAAAGTTGCCCGGAAAAAGGtggaagaggaagatgaagaggaggaggaggaagaggaggaggaggaggaggaggatgaataa